From one Streptomyces sp. Q6 genomic stretch:
- a CDS encoding threonine/serine ThrE exporter family protein, whose product MTERDPESAEDRKPQSDEARSAFTQPVGVVSTPPVADEESSTTSEFSLPQGLSVQAHDAAESEGSAFTPPRTYSARQSPPAFTPPHGIPVVRLTKEAPWQDRMRTMLRMPVAERPAPEKVHKEDDAGPAVPRVLDLTLRIGELLLAGGEGAEDVEAAMFAVCRSYGLDRCEPTVTFTLLSITFQPSLVDDPVTASRTVRRRGTDYNRLAAVFRLVDDISDADDEAAGVTLEEAYRRLAEIRRNRHPYPGWALTAASGLLAGSASILVGGDVLVFIAAALGAMLGDRLAWLCAGRGFPEFYQFTVAAMPPAAIGVLLTLADDYVHVGASAVITGGLFALLPGRALVAGVQDGLTGFYITASARLLEVMYFFVGIVVGVLIMLYVGVQLHAQLNPEAALKVVERPYWQIAASMALSLAFAVLLQQERSTVLAVTLNGGVAWVVYGALHYAGEISPVASTAAAAGLVGLFGQLFSRYQFASALPYVTAAIGPLLPGSATYFGLLAIAQNDVDAGLVSLSKAAALAMAIAIGVNLGGEISRLFIRSPGASGRRAAKRTRGF is encoded by the coding sequence GTGACCGAGCGGGATCCTGAGTCCGCCGAGGACCGCAAGCCGCAGTCCGACGAGGCGCGCAGTGCGTTCACCCAGCCCGTCGGGGTCGTGTCGACGCCTCCGGTGGCCGACGAGGAGTCGTCGACCACGTCGGAGTTCTCGCTCCCCCAGGGGTTGAGCGTGCAGGCGCACGACGCCGCCGAGTCGGAGGGCTCCGCGTTCACTCCGCCGAGGACGTACAGCGCCCGGCAGTCGCCGCCCGCCTTCACCCCGCCGCACGGCATCCCCGTGGTCCGGCTGACGAAGGAGGCGCCCTGGCAGGACCGGATGCGCACGATGCTGCGGATGCCGGTGGCCGAGCGGCCCGCGCCGGAGAAGGTCCACAAGGAGGACGACGCCGGGCCCGCCGTGCCGCGCGTGCTCGACCTGACGCTGCGTATCGGTGAGCTGCTGCTCGCCGGCGGCGAGGGGGCCGAGGACGTGGAGGCGGCGATGTTCGCCGTGTGCCGCTCGTACGGGCTCGACCGGTGCGAGCCGACGGTGACGTTCACCCTGCTGTCGATCACCTTCCAGCCGTCGCTGGTGGACGATCCGGTGACCGCGTCGCGCACGGTGCGGCGCCGGGGCACCGACTACAACCGGCTCGCGGCCGTGTTCCGGCTCGTCGACGACATCAGCGACGCGGACGACGAGGCCGCCGGGGTCACCCTGGAGGAGGCCTACCGGCGGCTCGCCGAGATCCGCCGTAACCGGCACCCGTATCCGGGGTGGGCGCTGACCGCCGCGAGCGGGCTGCTCGCCGGGTCCGCCTCGATCCTCGTCGGCGGTGACGTGCTCGTGTTCATCGCGGCGGCGCTCGGCGCGATGCTCGGCGACCGCCTCGCGTGGCTGTGCGCGGGGCGCGGGTTCCCGGAGTTCTACCAGTTCACGGTGGCCGCGATGCCGCCCGCGGCGATCGGGGTGCTGCTCACCCTGGCGGACGACTACGTCCATGTGGGCGCGTCCGCGGTGATCACCGGTGGGCTGTTCGCGCTGCTGCCGGGGCGGGCGCTCGTGGCGGGCGTGCAGGACGGTCTGACCGGCTTCTACATCACGGCGTCGGCCCGCCTCCTGGAAGTCATGTACTTCTTCGTGGGCATCGTCGTCGGCGTGCTGATCATGCTGTACGTGGGCGTGCAGCTGCATGCCCAGCTCAATCCCGAGGCGGCCCTGAAGGTCGTCGAGCGGCCCTACTGGCAGATCGCGGCGTCGATGGCGCTGTCGCTCGCGTTCGCCGTGCTGCTCCAGCAGGAGCGGTCGACGGTGCTCGCGGTGACGCTCAACGGCGGCGTGGCGTGGGTGGTCTACGGCGCCCTGCACTACGCGGGCGAGATCTCGCCGGTCGCGTCCACGGCCGCCGCCGCCGGGCTGGTCGGCCTGTTCGGCCAGCTCTTCTCGCGGTACCAGTTCGCGTCGGCGCTGCCGTACGTCACCGCGGCGATCGGCCCGCTGCTGCCGGGTTCGGCGACCTACTTCGGGCTGCTGGCCATCGCCCAGAACGACGTGGACGCGGGGCTCGTCTCCCTGTCCAAGGCGGCCGCGCTGGCGATGGCCATCGCGATCGGGGTGAACCTGGGGGGCGAGATCTCCCGCCTGTTCATCCGCTCCCCCGGAGCCTCGGGCCGCCGCGCGGCCAAGCGGACCAGGGGTTTCTAG
- a CDS encoding inorganic diphosphatase, with protein MEFDVTIEIPKGSRNKYEVDHESGRIRLDRRLFTSTAYPTDYGFVENTLGEDGDPLDALVILDEPTFPGCLIKCRAIGMFRMTDEAGGDDKLLCVPATDPRMEHLRDIHHVSEFDRLEIQHFFEVYKDLEPGKSVEGADWVGRTEAEAEIERSYKRAQDQGGH; from the coding sequence GTGGAGTTCGACGTCACGATCGAGATTCCGAAGGGATCGCGGAACAAGTACGAGGTCGACCACGAGTCCGGTCGTATCCGTCTGGACCGTCGTCTGTTCACCTCGACCGCCTACCCGACGGACTACGGCTTCGTCGAGAACACGCTGGGCGAGGACGGCGACCCGCTGGACGCCCTGGTCATCCTGGACGAGCCGACGTTCCCCGGCTGCCTCATCAAGTGCCGCGCGATCGGCATGTTCCGGATGACGGACGAGGCCGGCGGCGACGACAAGCTGCTGTGCGTCCCGGCGACGGACCCGCGGATGGAGCACCTGCGCGACATCCACCACGTCTCCGAGTTCGACCGCCTGGAGATCCAGCACTTCTTCGAGGTCTACAAGGACCTGGAGCCCGGCAAGTCCGTCGAGGGCGCCGACTGGGTGGGCCGCACCGAGGCCGAGGCCGAGATCGAGCGTTCGTACAAGCGCGCTCAGGACCAGGGCGGTCACTGA
- the dacB gene encoding D-alanyl-D-alanine carboxypeptidase/D-alanyl-D-alanine endopeptidase, producing the protein MPELKASQLLTGAARTAAQSVAKSTTKHVTVGATAVGLALAAVVVATAGPWDSSGQRKAEAVRAASQESGGGADHGRRTPGAPSAAPSAPAVLAAPGSSVPGPTKRALADVLDPLLRNPDLGTRRAAAVVDAVTGERLYGKSAGDALTPASTTKIATAVAALSAVGPDHRIATRTALEKDSAELVLIGGGDPTLTAREKNPYGAADLRTLADETAASLKRGGTTEVTLSYDTSLYSGPATHPIGPNENLAQVSALMVDEARTDGSGSGPAPRAADPAAAAAATFAGLLHDRGIKTKGTPGPSKASGQAEDVAKVESPQLSALVERMLTHSDNDIAEALARQVAVASDESHDFDGAGKAVEKQLEKLGLPLSGAHFADGSGLDRADKVSAALLTELLTKAADTTRPELRSVLTGLPVAGFTGTLSSRYEDEADASGTGLVRAKTGTLTGVNTLAGTVVDADGRLLVFAFMTEGAAVPSSAQAGLDRLASSVANCGCR; encoded by the coding sequence GTGCCGGAGCTGAAGGCTTCGCAGCTTCTGACAGGGGCGGCGAGGACCGCTGCCCAGTCTGTTGCGAAGTCCACGACCAAGCACGTCACGGTGGGTGCCACCGCCGTGGGCCTGGCCCTCGCCGCTGTCGTGGTGGCGACGGCCGGCCCCTGGGACTCTTCGGGTCAGCGTAAGGCCGAGGCGGTCCGGGCGGCTTCCCAGGAGAGCGGGGGTGGCGCAGATCACGGCCGCAGGACCCCCGGGGCCCCGTCGGCCGCGCCCAGCGCCCCCGCCGTGCTCGCGGCGCCGGGGTCGTCCGTGCCGGGACCGACGAAGCGGGCCCTGGCCGACGTGCTCGACCCGCTCCTGAGGAATCCGGACCTCGGCACGCGCCGCGCCGCCGCGGTCGTCGACGCCGTCACCGGTGAGCGCCTCTACGGCAAGTCCGCGGGCGACGCCCTCACCCCGGCGTCCACCACGAAGATCGCGACGGCGGTCGCGGCGCTGTCCGCGGTCGGCCCCGACCACCGCATCGCCACCCGCACCGCCCTGGAGAAGGACTCCGCGGAACTCGTCCTGATCGGCGGCGGCGACCCCACCCTGACGGCCCGCGAGAAGAATCCTTACGGTGCCGCCGACCTGCGCACCCTCGCCGACGAGACCGCCGCGTCCCTCAAGCGGGGCGGCACCACCGAGGTCACCCTCTCGTACGACACCTCGCTCTACTCCGGGCCGGCCACCCACCCCATCGGCCCGAACGAGAACCTCGCCCAGGTCAGCGCCCTGATGGTCGACGAGGCCCGCACGGACGGCTCCGGCAGCGGCCCGGCCCCGCGCGCGGCCGACCCGGCGGCCGCCGCCGCGGCCACGTTCGCCGGCCTGCTCCACGACCGCGGCATCAAGACCAAGGGCACCCCCGGTCCGAGCAAGGCATCCGGCCAGGCCGAGGACGTCGCGAAGGTCGAGTCGCCGCAGCTGTCCGCCCTGGTCGAGCGGATGCTGACGCACAGCGACAACGACATCGCCGAGGCCCTCGCCCGCCAGGTCGCCGTCGCCTCCGACGAGAGCCACGACTTCGACGGCGCGGGCAAGGCCGTCGAGAAGCAGCTGGAAAAGCTCGGACTCCCGCTCTCCGGCGCCCACTTCGCCGACGGCAGCGGCCTCGACCGCGCCGACAAGGTCTCCGCCGCACTCCTCACGGAACTGCTCACCAAGGCCGCCGACACCACCCGCCCCGAACTGCGCTCCGTCCTCACGGGCCTGCCCGTCGCCGGCTTCACGGGCACGCTCAGCAGCCGCTACGAGGACGAGGCCGACGCCTCGGGAACGGGCCTGGTGCGCGCCAAGACCGGCACCCTCACCGGCGTGAACACCCTCGCCGGGACGGTCGTCGACGCCGACGGGCGGCTGCTCGTCTTCGCGTTCATGACGGAGGGCGCCGCGGTGCCCTCGTCGGCCCAGGCCGGACTCGACCGGCTCGCCTCGTCCGTCGCCAACTGCGGATGCCGCTGA
- a CDS encoding zinc-dependent metalloprotease, protein MTSLGGAASSGMVDWNLAVATATRLVRPGPEVSRDEARAVVSELRRHAKASEEHVRAYTRLGTEDAHDTPILVVDRAGWVKANVAGFRELLKPLLDKMQERRGSGPGPAMLGAVGGKVTGVELGMLLSFLSSRVLGQYETFAPASRDLPAAPNGGGRLLLVAPNIVHVERELDVDPHDFRLWVCLHEETHRTQFTAVPWLRDHLEGEIQSFLAETEVDPTTFLERVREAAQSLAGGRPEGEEDDGGRSLVELVQSPAQREILARLTAVMSLLEGHADYVMDGVGPAVVPSVGEIREKFQQRRQKGASRLDLALRKLLGLDAKLRQYRDGEKFVRAVVDEVGMDGFNRVWTSPNTLPTKAEIAKPADWVARVHNKTDGAHEAP, encoded by the coding sequence ATGACGAGCCTCGGTGGTGCTGCATCTTCGGGAATGGTCGACTGGAATCTCGCGGTGGCGACCGCGACCCGACTCGTACGACCCGGCCCAGAGGTGAGCCGGGACGAGGCCCGTGCCGTCGTCTCGGAGCTGCGCCGGCACGCCAAGGCCTCCGAGGAGCACGTGCGCGCCTACACGCGCCTCGGTACGGAGGACGCGCACGACACCCCGATCCTCGTCGTGGACCGGGCGGGCTGGGTGAAGGCCAACGTCGCGGGCTTCCGTGAACTCCTCAAGCCCCTGCTCGACAAGATGCAGGAGCGCCGCGGCTCGGGGCCGGGCCCCGCGATGCTCGGCGCCGTCGGCGGCAAGGTCACCGGCGTCGAACTCGGCATGCTCCTGTCGTTCCTGTCCTCCCGCGTCCTCGGCCAGTACGAGACCTTCGCCCCCGCCTCCCGCGACCTCCCGGCCGCGCCGAACGGAGGCGGCAGGCTCCTCCTCGTCGCGCCGAACATCGTGCACGTGGAGCGCGAACTCGACGTGGACCCGCACGACTTCAGGCTCTGGGTCTGCCTGCACGAGGAGACGCACCGCACCCAGTTCACGGCCGTGCCCTGGCTGCGCGACCACCTGGAGGGCGAAATCCAGTCGTTCCTCGCCGAGACCGAGGTCGACCCGACGACGTTCCTGGAGCGCGTCCGCGAAGCCGCCCAGTCGCTCGCGGGCGGGCGCCCCGAGGGCGAGGAGGACGACGGCGGCCGGTCGCTCGTCGAACTGGTGCAGTCGCCCGCCCAGCGCGAGATCCTGGCCCGCCTCACCGCCGTCATGTCCCTGCTGGAGGGCCACGCGGACTACGTGATGGACGGCGTCGGCCCCGCGGTCGTGCCGTCGGTCGGTGAGATCCGCGAGAAGTTCCAACAGCGCAGGCAGAAGGGCGCTTCCCGGCTCGACCTCGCCCTGCGCAAGCTCCTCGGCCTCGACGCCAAGCTGCGCCAGTACCGCGACGGCGAGAAGTTCGTCCGCGCGGTCGTCGACGAGGTCGGCATGGACGGCTTCAACCGTGTGTGGACCTCGCCCAACACGCTGCCGACCAAGGCGGAGATCGCGAAACCGGCGGACTGGGTCGCGCGGGTGCACAACAAGACAGACGGCGCTCACGAGGCGCCGTAA
- the tilS gene encoding tRNA lysidine(34) synthetase TilS, with translation MGPHPAVAAIRLAVRRVLHDILSEHPAPSEPVVLVACSGGADSMALASALAFEAPKLGIRAGGITVDHGLQPGSDTRAEDVVLRLTALGLDPAESVAVDVGRAGGPEAAARDARYAALDDAAERHGAAAVLLGHTRDDQAETVLLGLARGSGIRSLSGMAAISGAGGRYRRPFLTLDRQTARKACLVQHLPVWDDPHNTDPAYTRSRLRHEGLPALEKALGKGVVEALARTAQLSRDDADALDTWAQQAADSVRDAAGLLECAKLYALPPAVRRRILRKAAIEAGAPAGALFARHIEEVDRLITGWRGQGEINLPGKVVAQRQGGRLVIRQG, from the coding sequence ATGGGTCCCCATCCTGCGGTCGCGGCGATACGCCTGGCGGTCCGCCGCGTCCTCCACGACATCCTCAGCGAACACCCCGCCCCCTCTGAGCCTGTGGTCCTTGTGGCCTGCTCCGGCGGCGCCGACTCCATGGCGCTCGCCTCGGCCCTCGCCTTCGAAGCCCCCAAACTCGGCATCCGCGCCGGTGGCATCACCGTCGACCACGGTCTGCAACCCGGCTCCGACACCCGTGCCGAGGACGTCGTGCTGCGCCTGACCGCCCTCGGCCTCGATCCCGCCGAGTCCGTCGCCGTGGACGTGGGCCGTGCGGGCGGCCCCGAGGCCGCCGCGCGTGACGCCCGCTACGCCGCCCTGGACGATGCCGCCGAGCGCCACGGCGCCGCCGCCGTCCTGCTCGGCCACACCCGCGACGACCAGGCCGAGACCGTCCTGCTCGGCCTCGCCCGCGGCTCCGGCATCCGCTCCCTGTCGGGCATGGCCGCGATCTCGGGGGCCGGCGGCCGGTACCGCCGCCCCTTCCTCACGCTCGACCGGCAGACCGCCCGCAAGGCGTGCCTCGTCCAGCACCTGCCCGTCTGGGACGACCCGCACAACACCGATCCCGCCTACACGAGGTCGCGACTGCGCCACGAGGGACTGCCCGCCCTGGAGAAGGCGCTCGGCAAGGGTGTCGTCGAGGCACTCGCCCGTACGGCCCAGTTGTCCCGCGACGACGCCGACGCGTTGGACACCTGGGCGCAGCAGGCCGCCGATTCCGTCCGGGACGCGGCCGGGCTCCTGGAATGCGCCAAGCTCTACGCGCTGCCGCCCGCCGTACGCCGCCGCATCCTGCGCAAAGCCGCCATCGAGGCCGGTGCCCCGGCCGGCGCGCTGTTCGCCCGGCACATCGAAGAGGTCGACCGTCTGATCACCGGATGGCGGGGTCAGGGGGAGATCAATCTCCCGGGCAAAGTCGTCGCCCAGCGGCAGGGTGGCAGACTGGTCATCCGGCAAGGCTGA